The proteins below are encoded in one region of Micromonospora sp. DSM 45708:
- a CDS encoding GNAT family N-acetyltransferase: MDLVRADVLDRLERFYDAVPRDAARTEEFDALVLFVRDGTGWPFYARPRPGATEAATLAEVTAVRQRQRELGLPEAFEWVHEHQPGLLAVARSAGLTVLEAPLMLLEAERLPDPGTLSDVPVRVLDPGDPGFAADIAVRRAVAAVGFAHGGTARGDAGPAERDAALARLDVDALEEEAARVADGRRVSVLAGTPSDGALASGMAMRVGDVAEIAGVATLPSARRRGLGAAVTATLARELRAAGTDLVFLSAGSEDIARVYLRVGFRRVGTACIAEPAAVI, encoded by the coding sequence GTGGATCTCGTGCGAGCTGACGTACTCGACCGGTTGGAGCGGTTCTACGACGCCGTGCCCCGCGACGCGGCCCGGACGGAGGAGTTCGACGCCCTGGTGCTGTTCGTCCGGGATGGGACCGGTTGGCCGTTCTACGCCCGGCCCCGGCCGGGCGCCACCGAGGCGGCCACGCTCGCCGAGGTGACCGCGGTGCGGCAACGGCAACGCGAGCTGGGCCTGCCGGAGGCGTTCGAGTGGGTGCACGAGCACCAGCCGGGCCTGCTGGCGGTGGCCCGCTCGGCGGGGCTGACCGTGCTGGAGGCGCCGCTCATGCTGCTGGAGGCGGAGCGGCTGCCCGACCCGGGCACGCTCAGCGACGTACCGGTGCGGGTGCTGGACCCCGGCGACCCCGGCTTCGCGGCGGACATCGCGGTGCGGCGGGCCGTCGCGGCGGTCGGGTTCGCCCACGGCGGCACCGCCCGGGGCGACGCCGGGCCGGCCGAACGGGACGCCGCGCTCGCCCGGCTGGACGTCGACGCGCTGGAGGAGGAGGCGGCCCGGGTGGCCGACGGCCGGCGCGTCTCCGTGCTCGCCGGCACCCCGTCCGACGGCGCGCTGGCCAGCGGCATGGCGATGCGGGTCGGCGACGTGGCGGAGATCGCCGGGGTGGCCACCCTGCCGTCCGCCCGACGGCGCGGGCTGGGCGCCGCGGTGACCGCCACGCTGGCCCGGGAGCTGCGCGCCGCCGGCACCGACCTGGTCTTCCTGAGCGCGGGCAGCGAGGACATCGCCCGGGTCTACCTGCGGGTCGGCTTCCGCCGGGTCGGCACCGCCTGCATCGCCGAGCCGGCCGCGGTCATCTGA
- the hisI gene encoding phosphoribosyl-AMP cyclohydrolase → MPASDPPLTGASARAAAPGPARPSRLDPAIAAKLRRTPDGLVAAVVRAHDSGEVLMVAWMDDEALHRTLTSGRATYWSRSRGEYWVKGATSGHHQYVHSVALDCDGDALLVSVEQVGAACHTGHRTCFFTDLPVSSPGTTP, encoded by the coding sequence GTGCCCGCCTCTGACCCGCCCCTGACCGGCGCCTCCGCCCGTGCCGCGGCCCCCGGCCCCGCCCGCCCGTCCCGGCTCGACCCGGCCATCGCGGCCAAGCTCCGCCGCACCCCGGACGGCCTGGTCGCCGCCGTGGTCCGCGCCCACGACTCGGGCGAGGTGCTGATGGTCGCCTGGATGGACGACGAGGCGCTGCACCGCACGCTCACCAGCGGCCGGGCCACCTACTGGTCGCGCAGCCGGGGGGAGTACTGGGTCAAGGGCGCGACCTCCGGCCACCACCAGTACGTCCACTCGGTCGCGCTGGACTGCGACGGTGACGCGCTGCTGGTCAGCGTGGAGCAGGTCGGCGCCGCCTGCCACACCGGTCACCGCACCTGCTTCTTCACCGACCTGCCGGTCAGCTCCCCGGGGACGACCCCGTGA
- the trpC gene encoding indole-3-glycerol phosphate synthase TrpC, whose protein sequence is MLDEILAGVREDVARRQEQLPLERIRELAAAAPPPIDAYAALRRPGVAVIAEVKRSSPSKGRLAEIANPADLASDYAAGGARAISVLTEGRWFGGSLDDLAAVRAAVNVPVLRKDFVVSSYQVHEARAHGADLVLLIVAALEQNALVGLLERIESLGMTALVEVHTEEEADRALEAGAQVIGVNARDLRTLEVDRSVFERIAPGLPSSVVKIAESGVRGPHDLIRYASAGADAVLVGEGLVTQKSPREAVAELVNAGNHPATPRPVR, encoded by the coding sequence GTGCTCGACGAGATCCTGGCCGGCGTGCGCGAGGACGTGGCCCGGCGGCAGGAGCAGCTCCCGCTGGAGCGGATCCGCGAGTTGGCCGCCGCCGCACCGCCGCCGATCGACGCGTACGCGGCGCTGCGCCGACCGGGCGTGGCCGTGATCGCCGAGGTGAAGCGCTCGTCGCCGTCCAAGGGGCGGCTGGCCGAGATCGCGAACCCGGCCGACCTGGCCAGCGACTACGCGGCCGGCGGAGCGCGGGCGATCAGCGTGCTGACCGAGGGCCGCTGGTTCGGCGGGTCGCTCGACGACCTGGCCGCGGTCCGGGCCGCGGTGAACGTGCCGGTGCTGCGCAAGGACTTCGTGGTTTCCAGCTACCAGGTGCACGAGGCCCGCGCGCACGGTGCCGACCTGGTGCTGCTGATCGTCGCCGCGTTGGAGCAGAACGCGCTGGTCGGGCTGCTGGAGCGGATCGAGTCGCTGGGCATGACCGCGCTGGTCGAGGTGCACACCGAGGAAGAGGCGGACCGGGCCCTGGAGGCCGGCGCGCAGGTGATCGGCGTCAACGCCCGCGACCTGCGTACCCTGGAGGTCGACCGCTCGGTGTTCGAGCGGATCGCGCCCGGGCTGCCGAGCAGCGTCGTCAAGATCGCCGAGTCGGGCGTGCGCGGTCCGCACGACCTGATCCGGTACGCCTCGGCCGGCGCCGACGCCGTCCTGGTGGGCGAGGGCCTGGTGACCCAGAAGAGCCCCCGTGAGGCGGTCGCCGAGCTGGTCAACGCCGGGAACCACCCGGCGACGCCCCGCCCGGTGCGCTGA
- a CDS encoding Trp biosynthesis-associated membrane protein has product MTDGAAGPPAVRGRRELAYAVLLCLAGAGLAAWAVTRSWSVDPTARASLAPGRSGRTGADLLPWVSALAYVGLAGGGAVLATRGRLRRLLGVLLAVVGLAVAVGGGVGLGETGVSRLWPALVLAGGLASAIGGAGTAWRGERWPAMGARYERRAGSTGTAGTDRPAVERGTRDAWDALDRGEDPTVS; this is encoded by the coding sequence GTGACCGACGGCGCGGCCGGCCCGCCCGCCGTCCGGGGCCGGCGCGAGCTGGCGTACGCGGTGCTGCTCTGCCTGGCCGGCGCGGGCCTGGCCGCCTGGGCGGTGACCCGGAGCTGGTCGGTCGACCCGACCGCCCGTGCCTCCCTCGCGCCCGGGCGGTCCGGCCGCACCGGCGCGGACCTGCTGCCGTGGGTGTCCGCGCTGGCCTACGTCGGGTTGGCCGGCGGCGGCGCGGTGCTGGCCACCCGGGGGCGGCTGCGCCGGCTGCTCGGCGTGCTGCTGGCGGTCGTCGGGCTGGCCGTCGCGGTCGGCGGCGGGGTCGGCCTCGGCGAGACCGGGGTGAGCCGGCTCTGGCCGGCCCTGGTGCTGGCCGGTGGCCTGGCGTCGGCGATCGGCGGGGCGGGCACCGCGTGGCGCGGCGAGCGGTGGCCGGCGATGGGCGCCCGGTACGAGCGGCGGGCGGGGTCGACCGGGACCGCCGGCACGGACCGGCCGGCGGTCGAGCGGGGCACCCGGGACGCGTGGGACGCGCTGGACCGGGGCGAGGACCCGACGGTCAGCTGA
- a CDS encoding ABC transporter ATP-binding protein → MDDAVTVRDLVVDRGGRRVLHGISCAVPRGTVTGLLGPSGSGKTTLMRAVVGVQTVDAGTVDVLGRPAGTAELRHRVGYLTQAPSVYADLTVRENARYFAVLQGRGRAEADRAVTDVGLAAAADQLVGTLSGGQRSRASLACALVGEPELVVLDEPTVGQDPVLRADLWARFHAMAAAGTTLLVSSHVMDEAARCDRLLLIREGRLVADDTPAAVRAATGVDDLEEAFLRLIRDGESEATS, encoded by the coding sequence ATGGACGACGCGGTGACGGTCCGTGACCTGGTGGTCGACCGGGGCGGGCGGCGGGTGCTGCACGGCATCAGCTGTGCCGTGCCCCGCGGCACGGTCACCGGGCTGCTCGGGCCCAGCGGCAGCGGCAAGACCACACTGATGCGCGCGGTGGTCGGCGTGCAGACGGTCGACGCCGGCACGGTCGACGTGCTCGGCCGGCCCGCCGGCACGGCCGAGCTGCGCCACCGGGTGGGCTACCTGACGCAGGCGCCGAGCGTCTACGCCGACCTCACGGTCCGGGAGAACGCCCGCTACTTCGCCGTACTCCAGGGCCGGGGTCGCGCCGAGGCCGACCGCGCGGTGACCGACGTCGGTCTGGCCGCGGCGGCCGACCAGCTGGTCGGCACGCTCTCCGGCGGCCAACGCAGCCGCGCCTCGCTCGCCTGCGCCCTGGTCGGCGAACCGGAGCTGGTCGTCCTCGACGAGCCCACGGTCGGCCAGGACCCGGTGCTGCGGGCCGACCTGTGGGCCCGGTTCCACGCCATGGCCGCCGCCGGCACCACGCTGCTGGTCTCCAGCCACGTGATGGACGAGGCGGCCCGGTGCGACCGGCTGTTGCTGATCCGCGAGGGCCGGCTGGTCGCCGACGACACCCCGGCCGCGGTCCGCGCCGCCACCGGCGTGGACGACCTGGAGGAGGCGTTCCTCCGCCTGATCCGCGACGGCGAGTCGGAGGCCACCTCATGA
- a CDS encoding MerR family transcriptional regulator, translated as MDIGIREKSLSVGEAAQRVGLTTYTLRWYEQEGLVAPVGRDSAGRRRYTEADVNWLFLLLRLRRTGMPVRDMRRYAELARQGDRTLGARRALFEAHRARVLARMAELTEDLKALDRKIDLYRQAEEELG; from the coding sequence GTGGACATCGGCATCCGGGAGAAGAGCCTCAGCGTCGGCGAGGCGGCGCAGCGGGTCGGCCTGACCACCTACACGCTGCGCTGGTACGAACAGGAGGGGCTGGTCGCGCCGGTCGGGCGGGACTCCGCCGGTCGCCGGCGCTACACCGAGGCGGACGTCAACTGGCTGTTCCTGCTCCTGCGGCTGCGGCGGACCGGGATGCCGGTGCGCGACATGCGCCGCTACGCCGAGCTGGCCCGGCAGGGCGACCGTACGCTCGGCGCGCGGCGGGCGCTGTTCGAGGCGCACCGGGCCCGGGTGCTGGCCCGGATGGCCGAGCTGACCGAGGATCTCAAGGCCCTCGACCGCAAGATCGACCTGTACCGGCAGGCCGAAGAGGAACTGGGCTAA
- the trpA gene encoding tryptophan synthase subunit alpha, producing the protein MSRIGVAFDKARADGRAVLVGCMPAGFPTVDGSIAAMTAMVEAGVDVIEVEIPYSDPVMDGPVIQKASDIALAGGVRTADALRVIEAVAATGAPVVTMTYWNPIEQYGVDAFARDLAAAGGTGLITPDLIPDEAAEWLAASEAHGLDRTFLVSPSSTDARLRMTAEHCRGFVYATAIMGVTGARAQTSEAAPVLVSRLREVTELPVGVGLGVGTGAQAATVAGYADAVIVGSALVRCVLDAPDQAAGLTALRKLSAELAEGVRNPAR; encoded by the coding sequence GTGAGTCGCATCGGGGTCGCCTTCGACAAGGCCCGGGCCGACGGGCGGGCCGTGCTGGTCGGCTGCATGCCGGCCGGGTTCCCCACCGTCGACGGCAGCATCGCCGCCATGACCGCCATGGTCGAGGCGGGCGTCGACGTCATCGAGGTGGAGATCCCCTACTCCGACCCGGTGATGGACGGGCCGGTCATCCAGAAGGCCAGCGACATCGCGCTGGCCGGCGGCGTGCGCACCGCCGACGCGCTGCGTGTCATCGAGGCGGTGGCCGCGACCGGCGCGCCGGTGGTCACCATGACCTACTGGAACCCGATCGAGCAGTACGGCGTCGACGCGTTCGCCCGGGACCTGGCCGCCGCCGGTGGCACCGGACTCATCACGCCGGACCTGATCCCCGACGAGGCCGCCGAGTGGCTGGCCGCCTCCGAGGCGCACGGCCTGGACCGGACGTTCCTGGTGTCGCCGTCCTCCACCGACGCGCGCCTGCGGATGACCGCCGAGCACTGCCGCGGTTTCGTCTACGCCACCGCGATCATGGGGGTGACCGGCGCCCGCGCCCAGACCTCCGAGGCGGCGCCGGTCCTGGTCTCCCGGCTGCGTGAGGTCACCGAGCTGCCGGTCGGTGTCGGGCTGGGCGTGGGCACCGGCGCGCAGGCCGCCACCGTCGCCGGGTACGCCGACGCGGTGATCGTGGGCAGCGCGCTGGTCCGCTGTGTGCTCGACGCGCCGGACCAGGCCGCCGGCCTGACCGCGCTGCGCAAGCTCAGCGCCGAACTCGCCGAGGGCGTCCGCAACCCGGCCCGCTGA
- a CDS encoding FAD-dependent oxidoreductase, with product MRSAVVVGAGLGGLAVAGALARSGWRVTLLERADRVRPEATAVVLWPNGVRALRALGLGAGLDAIATPLPDGGIRRPDGQWLVQPRPTPAERMPVVVHREDLHDALIAGLGERVELRTGATVRSVRAVAGERPAVDDGRHTFSADLVVAADGTDSEIRRQLAPEATVVSSGCAAWRAVIPWYRAPQLPDDQPVHGETLGAGYRFVAASLGERGTAGASRRGGIYWVATAAGAPRPEPPEIQLALLKRWFAGWPAPIATLLEATDPADVVQQEIRELRPLPRSYGFPAGPGGVVLLGDAAHAMPPHLGQGACLAFEDAATLAGLLRESRLPDAVTAYDRLRRPRAATMVRQTRRMSAVLQTRGRLALRARDAALGTISPRLRNTAAAAAAAWQPPS from the coding sequence ATGCGCAGCGCGGTGGTGGTCGGCGCCGGCCTCGGCGGACTCGCGGTGGCCGGCGCGCTGGCCCGCTCCGGATGGCGGGTCACGCTGCTGGAACGGGCCGACCGTGTCCGGCCGGAGGCGACCGCCGTGGTGCTCTGGCCGAACGGGGTACGCGCGCTGCGCGCCCTCGGCCTCGGCGCCGGGCTGGACGCGATCGCCACGCCGCTGCCCGACGGCGGGATCCGTCGCCCGGACGGGCAGTGGCTGGTGCAGCCCCGCCCCACCCCGGCCGAGCGGATGCCGGTGGTGGTGCACCGGGAGGACCTGCACGACGCGCTCATCGCCGGGCTGGGCGAGCGCGTGGAGCTGCGGACCGGGGCGACCGTGCGGAGCGTGCGCGCGGTCGCCGGCGAGCGGCCGGCGGTGGACGACGGCCGGCACACGTTCTCCGCCGACCTGGTGGTGGCCGCCGACGGCACGGACAGCGAGATCCGGCGGCAGCTCGCCCCGGAGGCCACCGTGGTGAGTTCCGGGTGCGCCGCCTGGCGCGCGGTCATCCCCTGGTACCGCGCTCCGCAGCTTCCCGACGACCAGCCGGTGCACGGCGAGACGCTCGGCGCCGGCTACCGGTTCGTGGCCGCCTCGCTCGGTGAGCGGGGGACCGCCGGGGCGTCGCGTCGGGGCGGCATCTACTGGGTGGCGACCGCCGCCGGCGCGCCCCGGCCCGAGCCGCCGGAGATCCAGCTCGCCCTGCTCAAGCGCTGGTTCGCGGGGTGGCCGGCGCCGATCGCCACGCTGCTGGAGGCCACCGATCCGGCCGACGTGGTGCAGCAGGAGATCCGGGAGCTGCGACCGTTGCCCCGGTCGTACGGCTTCCCGGCCGGTCCGGGCGGCGTGGTCCTGCTCGGCGACGCCGCGCACGCCATGCCGCCACACCTCGGGCAGGGCGCCTGCCTGGCGTTCGAGGACGCGGCCACGCTCGCCGGGCTGCTGCGCGAGTCGCGGCTGCCGGACGCGGTGACCGCGTACGACCGGCTGCGCCGTCCCCGCGCGGCGACCATGGTCCGGCAGACCCGCCGGATGTCGGCCGTGTTGCAGACCCGGGGCCGGTTGGCGCTGCGCGCCCGGGACGCCGCGCTGGGCACGATCAGTCCACGGCTGCGCAACACCGCCGCCGCGGCGGCAGCCGCCTGGCAACCACCGTCCTGA
- the lgt gene encoding prolipoprotein diacylglyceryl transferase, with amino-acid sequence MTLAPMTPLAAMPSPSTAVWQLGPVPIRAYALCIIVGIVVACVVTEYRLRRRGVAPGAVLDIAVWAVPAGIIGARLYHVITSPEKYFGADGQPLKAFAIWEGGLGIWGAVAGGAVGAWVAARQLGIPFSVVADALAPGLPLAQAVGRLGNWFNNELYGGRTTLPWGLEVHVMDPDNPGRALRDDAGNPVLQPGLYHPTFLYEALWNVGVAALVLVLDRKLRLGRGRAFALYVMGYTAGRFWIELMRTDEANHILGVRLNVWTAALVFLGALAYFVRVRGPREYLVPIGEPAAPATPAGDVSQVDLSAGEAGAATVAPDGYRVVTEEQFRAYRETGALPPTEPTATDVADPDDDDGTGHAVPDRVDDAAGRPADRDN; translated from the coding sequence GTGACCCTCGCCCCGATGACTCCCCTGGCGGCCATGCCCAGCCCCAGCACCGCCGTCTGGCAGCTCGGTCCGGTTCCGATCCGGGCGTACGCGCTCTGCATCATCGTCGGCATCGTGGTGGCCTGCGTGGTCACCGAGTACCGGCTGCGCCGCCGCGGCGTCGCCCCGGGCGCCGTGCTCGACATCGCCGTCTGGGCGGTGCCGGCGGGCATCATCGGCGCCCGGCTCTACCACGTGATCACCTCGCCGGAGAAGTACTTCGGCGCCGACGGCCAGCCGCTCAAGGCGTTCGCCATCTGGGAGGGCGGGCTCGGCATCTGGGGCGCGGTGGCCGGCGGCGCGGTCGGCGCCTGGGTCGCCGCCCGCCAGCTCGGCATCCCGTTCTCCGTCGTCGCCGACGCGCTGGCCCCCGGGCTGCCCCTGGCGCAGGCCGTGGGTCGGCTGGGCAACTGGTTCAACAACGAGCTCTACGGCGGGCGGACCACCCTGCCGTGGGGCCTCGAGGTGCACGTGATGGACCCGGACAATCCGGGTCGCGCGCTCCGCGACGACGCCGGGAACCCGGTCCTGCAACCCGGGCTCTACCATCCGACGTTCCTCTACGAGGCGCTCTGGAACGTCGGCGTCGCCGCGCTGGTGCTGGTGCTCGACCGCAAGCTGCGGCTGGGCCGGGGCCGGGCGTTCGCGCTCTACGTGATGGGCTACACGGCGGGCCGGTTCTGGATCGAGCTGATGCGCACCGACGAGGCCAACCACATCCTCGGCGTACGCCTCAACGTCTGGACCGCGGCGCTGGTCTTCCTCGGCGCGCTCGCCTACTTCGTCCGGGTCCGTGGCCCGCGGGAGTACCTCGTCCCGATCGGTGAGCCGGCCGCGCCGGCGACGCCGGCCGGCGACGTGTCCCAGGTCGACCTCTCCGCCGGAGAGGCCGGGGCGGCGACGGTGGCGCCCGACGGCTACCGGGTGGTGACCGAGGAACAGTTCCGCGCGTACCGGGAGACCGGCGCGCTACCCCCGACGGAGCCGACGGCGACCGACGTGGCCGACCCCGACGACGACGACGGGACCGGGCACGCCGTGCCGGACCGCGTCGACGACGCTGCCGGGCGCCCGGCGGACCGGGACAACTGA
- the trpB gene encoding tryptophan synthase subunit beta, protein MSAAPAAGQVPDAAGHFGRFGGRFVPEALVAALDELDAAYRKAMGDEEFLAEFDALLRDYAGTPSMLYEARRLSAQLGARVLLKREDLNHTGAHKVRNVLGQALLTRRMGKRRVIAETGAGQHGVATATAAALFDLECVVYMGAVDTERQALNVARMRMLGATVIPVTAGSRTLKDAMNEAMRDWVANVEDTHYLIGTAAGPHPFPEMVRDFVRGIGVEARQQCLDLTGALPDAVAACVGGGSNALGIFHAFVPDAGVRLYGFEAGGEGVASGRHAASITGGSSGVLHGTRTYVLQDADGQTIESHSISAGLDYPGVGPEHAWLHDTGRATYLPVDDAEAMAAFELLCRTEGVIPAIESAHALAGARKIAPELAAELGREPVIVVNLSGRGDKDVHTAGAYFGILDKE, encoded by the coding sequence ATGAGCGCCGCACCCGCTGCCGGCCAGGTTCCCGACGCCGCCGGCCACTTCGGCCGGTTCGGCGGCCGGTTCGTCCCCGAGGCGCTGGTCGCCGCGCTCGACGAGCTGGACGCGGCGTACCGGAAGGCGATGGGGGACGAGGAGTTCCTCGCCGAGTTCGACGCGCTGCTGCGCGACTACGCCGGCACCCCCTCGATGCTGTACGAGGCCCGGCGGCTCTCCGCCCAGCTCGGGGCGCGCGTCCTGCTCAAGCGGGAGGACCTCAACCACACCGGCGCCCACAAGGTCCGCAACGTGCTCGGTCAGGCGCTGCTCACCCGGCGGATGGGCAAGCGGCGGGTGATCGCGGAGACCGGCGCCGGCCAGCACGGCGTGGCCACCGCGACCGCCGCCGCCCTGTTCGACCTCGAGTGCGTGGTCTACATGGGCGCGGTGGACACCGAGCGGCAGGCGCTCAACGTGGCCCGGATGCGGATGCTCGGCGCCACCGTGATCCCGGTGACGGCCGGCTCGCGCACGCTCAAGGACGCGATGAACGAGGCGATGCGCGACTGGGTCGCCAACGTCGAGGACACCCACTACCTGATCGGCACCGCGGCCGGGCCGCACCCGTTCCCGGAGATGGTCCGGGACTTCGTGCGCGGCATCGGCGTGGAGGCCCGCCAGCAGTGCCTGGACCTGACCGGCGCGCTGCCGGACGCGGTGGCGGCCTGCGTCGGCGGCGGCTCCAACGCGCTGGGCATCTTCCACGCCTTCGTGCCCGACGCCGGGGTGCGGCTCTACGGCTTCGAGGCCGGTGGCGAGGGCGTCGCGTCCGGCCGGCACGCGGCCAGCATCACCGGCGGCTCGTCGGGCGTGCTGCACGGCACCCGCACGTACGTCCTCCAGGACGCCGACGGCCAGACCATCGAGTCGCACTCGATCTCGGCCGGTCTGGACTACCCGGGCGTCGGGCCGGAGCACGCCTGGCTGCACGACACGGGCCGGGCCACCTACCTGCCGGTCGACGACGCCGAGGCGATGGCCGCGTTCGAGCTGCTCTGCCGCACCGAGGGCGTGATCCCGGCGATCGAGAGCGCGCACGCACTGGCCGGCGCCCGCAAGATCGCCCCGGAACTCGCCGCCGAGTTGGGCCGGGAGCCGGTGATCGTGGTCAACCTCTCCGGCCGTGGCGACAAGGACGTGCACACCGCCGGCGCGTACTTCGGCATCCTCGACAAGGAGTGA